TATCGGAGGGTCGCAACCCAGCATCTTTAAACGCCCGTTTCAAGGGACGACGTAAGCGTTGCATGAGATCGGCACAAAAGCCTTCAAACTGCGATCGCGTCAATTGGGTTTCAATATGCTTGGGACCACTTTCACTGGCAGTAATAAACGGTAGGTTAATTTCCGTGGTTCCGACACCAGAGAGCTCAATTTTTGCTTTTTCTGCTGCTTCGGAAAGGCGTTGCAGGGCTTGCCGATCGCGCCGCAAGTCAATCCCTTCTTTTTCTAAAAACTCTTCCGCCAGCCAATTAACAATCTTCTCGTCAAAATCATTGCCGCCGAGTTGGGTATCGCCACTGGTGGCTTTGACTTCAAAGACGCCATCCCCCACTTCTAAAATCGAAACATCAAAGGTACCTCCGCCTAAATCAAACACTAAGACTAAGCTATTTTCTTCTTGATCGAGTCCATAGGCGAGTGCTGCGGCGGTGGGTTCATTGAGAATCCGTAACACCTCTAAACCGGCAATTCGCCCGGCATCGCGAGTGGCTTGCCGTTGCGAGTCATTAAAATAGGCGGGAACTGTAATCACTGCTTCCGTCACCGGTTCCCCGAGATAACGGCTCGCATCTTGCACTAATTTCTGCAAAATCCGCGCTGAAATTTCTTCTGGGGCAAATTCTTTTTTCAAGCGGGGACACCGCAATTTGACATTCCCCGCATCATCGCGACGAATGGTATAGGGAACGCGCTTGCTAGCGGAGCTTAATTCGGCATATTTGCGTCCAATAAAGCGTTTGACCCCAAAAAAGGTATTTTGAGGATTCAGAACGGACTGTCGCCGTGCCATTTGGCCCACTAAAAGTTCCCCATCCTTGTTAAAACTAACGACAGAGGGGGTTGTCCGTGTTCCTTCGGCGTTGGCGATGACCAATGGTTTCCCGCCCTCGGTTATGGAAACAACTGAGTTAGTAGTGCCTAAGTCAATCCCGACAACTCTCCCCATGAGACTCCTTTTTGGGTTTCCCCTGACAATAATCTACAATCTGAACTGATCTCGTTCGGCTTATATTGTATCGAATTGTTGCGCATTCCCCGGTGACCGAGAGAAAATTCCACGGAACCAACTCCCCTTTGAGCGAAGCTAGCGTTCAATTTGGGCAAAAATCTCATCTAAAATCGCTTGCGCTCCTTTCTCTCTCAACATTTGCGCTAAATCATAGCCAATTTTGTCATATTCTGCGCGATCGCTGGTGATGGTGTCTTTCAATAACTGTTTACCATCGAGACTCGCCACCATTCCGGTTAAGGTTAGTTGATCACTCTCTATATGACTATTGACGCCAATGGGAACTTGACAACCTCCTTCTAACTCTCGTAAAAAGGAACGCTCAGCAAGGGTTCGATCGCGCGTATCCGGATCTTCAATGGCTTTGAGGAGCTCTAAAATACGAGTATCCCCTTCCCGACATTCAATTCCCAATGCCCCTTGGCCAACGGCATGGAGAGACACTTCACTGGGAATCGCCTGGGAAACGCGATCGCCCATTCCTAACCGTTGTAAGCCCGCAACTGCCAAGACTAGGGCATCGTAGTCTCCTGCATCTAACTTTTTCAACCGAGTATTGAGATTCCCGCGCACATCTTTAAATTCCAGGTAGGGGTAATGATATCTCAGTTGCGCAAGGCGACGGAGGGATGAAGTTCCCACCACTGCCCCTTCCGGAAGGGTTTGGATGGTGTAGCCTTGATACTTTGCATTCAATACCAATGCATCTGCAGGATTTTCCCGTGTACTCACACAGCCTAACATCAATCCTTCTGGCAATTGGGTTGGTAAATCTTTGAGCGAATGAACCGCTAAATCCACCTCTTGATTGAGTAATCCTAATTCTAATTCTTTGGTAAATAAGCCTTTATCTCCAATTTTCGATAAGGCAACGTCGAGGATTTTATCCCCTTGGGTACTCATTGCTTCAATTTCAAATTGATAGTCGGGAAAATGTTTTTGCAATTCATCCCGCACCCAGTGGGTTTGTACCATTGCCAAATTGCTTTTGCGCGTTCCGATCCGAACAATTTTGCTGCCAGAAGAAGTAGTCGCTGTCATTATTAAAATTAAATTGATTTATCCCATCTTATATTTCTACACCAATTAATTATCCATTATCAATTATTCACGATCAATGATTAATACCCGTCTGCCGCTATATCTAAACGATACCTAAAGTCAACTCGTTTCACTTTCGTTTCATAACTGCCATCAGGATACAACCAAAGCAGTCGAAATCCGGGTTGAACTTCATGGAGAGTAAAGTTTTGGCAACTGGGCTTAAATTGCACGGAACTGGAGGGAGTTGCAAAATAGTGAACCCCAGCGCGATTGCGATAGAAGTCTTGGTGAATGTGACCAAACAAGACGACGCGCACGTGGGAATAACGATCTAAAACTTGAAATAAAGCTTCTGGATTTTGCAAGCGACTTTTATCTAGCCAATGGGAATTGATAACAAAAGGAGGATGATGTAAAGCCACTAAGGTTGGGTATCCTTTTGCTGTTTCGAGTTCGGTATCGAGCCAAGTCAGCGTTTCTGGGCTGAGATAGCCATAAACTCGCCCGGGCACAGCTGAATTGAGCAAAATAAATTTCCAATTGCCGTGCCAAAATGATTTATCTCCATACGCTGGGGGAATGGTTAATGCTTTGTCCATGAGATCAAGTTGGTCATGGTTTCCCGGAAGCCAATAAGCCGGCAAATTCAATTGAGTGAGTTGATGATGCAGACGTTGATAGGAAGCGAGAGTTTCGTCTTGAGATAAATCTCCAGTTAAGAGTAAGCAATGGGGTTGAGGGATGAGAGCTTGAATTTCCCTAATCACTGCTGCTAATGAGTCTTGGGTTGGTAAGCCTAATAATTTCCCCTCTGGTGAGGCTAACAAATGAGTATCAGTAACTTGAGCAATGATCAGCGGGGAAACTTCCATCTTTTTTTTTGCACTCATGCATTGATCATTTTTGAAAAATCAGTTTGGCTAGATATTTTTTCTAAAATTATTTTCAGATTTAATATAATTCAACCCTAAGTTCGGAAAAATTATTGCTAGAGCTAGAAAATCTCGATAAAAGTTCTCAAAACTCTAGAATAATTTCATTTTAGTCCAACCAGCTCCTTTAGCAATTCAGTAAATACCTTGAAATTTTGAGCAGGGAACTCTAAGATTTGATCGCATCAATTGCAGTTTTTAATTTTTCCATCCCCGCTTCAATTTCTGCTTCTGAAATAATTAATGGCGGGACGAATCGCAAGACTTTTGCACCGGCTGGGGCAATGAGCAACCCATTTGCCATTGCTGCTTTGACAATGGCAATTGCAGTCAACTCGTTTTCAGGATTGATTTGTAACCCATTAATCAATCCCCATCCCCGAACTTCTGTAAAGTATTCAGGATTTTCCAGCGCGATCGCGCGTAGATGTTTCCGCATTTGTTCCCCTCGAGCGATAACATTGGAAAGAATATCTTCTTGTTCCAAGGTTTGTAAAACGGCTAATGCTGCACTACATACAAAAGGATTCCCACCAAATGTACTGGCATGATCGCCACCGACAAAAACCTGACAAAAATTTTTACACAACATCGCCCCAATGGGAATGCCACCGGCTAAGCCTTTAGCGCTGGTAAAAATATCCGGTTCAACCCCTAAGTTTTCATAGCCCCAATATTTGCCACTGCGTCCGACACCCACTTGCACTTCGTCAAAAATCAAGAGGATTCCCGTCTCGTTACAAATTTTTCTTAAGCGGAGAAAATAATCTAAATCGCCGGGACAAACGCCGCCTTCTCCTTGTAACGGTTCCACTAAAATAGCAGCAATCCCCTGTTCAGAATATTTTGCAATTGCTGCTTCTAAGGCTTTAATGTCGTTGTAGGGAACATAGGCAAAACCGGGAACGAGAGGATCAAAGTTTTTTTGATACTTCGGTTGGCCGGTAGCCGTGATAGTTGCCAGGGTGCGCCCGTGAAAGCTCGAGTGAGCGGTTAGAATAACCGGATTTTTAAGATTACGCACCGTATGGGCATATTTCCGTGCCAGTTTAATTGCGGCTTCGTTAGCTTCTGCCCCAGAATTACAAAAAAAAGCGTGATCCGCACAAGAATGTTCCACTAACCATTGTGCTAATTTTCCTTGTTCGGGAATATAGTACAAGTTAGAAACATGATGCAGTTTTTGAATTTGCTCGGTGACTGCTTTAATAAGGGTGGGATGAGCATGACCGAGAGTGCAAGTTGCAATACCGGCAACAAAGTCTAAATAACTCTTTCCTTCTGTATCCCAAAGGGTGCAACCTTTCCCTTGCGCGATCGCGATTGGAAACCGCCCGTAAGTGGACATCACATATTGGTCAAACTGTTGGGAGTTAAACTCCGCTGCAGAATCACTGAGGGCTTGTAAATTGTCTAAAAGGGTTTCTGAACTCATTAATTTTGTTTTGACGATTGGTAATTTGCTGAGTGGAAATTTTTGGGGGAAG
Above is a genomic segment from Cyanobacteria bacterium GSL.Bin1 containing:
- the hemC gene encoding hydroxymethylbilane synthase — protein: MTATTSSGSKIVRIGTRKSNLAMVQTHWVRDELQKHFPDYQFEIEAMSTQGDKILDVALSKIGDKGLFTKELELGLLNQEVDLAVHSLKDLPTQLPEGLMLGCVSTRENPADALVLNAKYQGYTIQTLPEGAVVGTSSLRRLAQLRYHYPYLEFKDVRGNLNTRLKKLDAGDYDALVLAVAGLQRLGMGDRVSQAIPSEVSLHAVGQGALGIECREGDTRILELLKAIEDPDTRDRTLAERSFLRELEGGCQVPIGVNSHIESDQLTLTGMVASLDGKQLLKDTITSDRAEYDKIGYDLAQMLREKGAQAILDEIFAQIER
- the cpdA gene encoding 3',5'-cyclic-AMP phosphodiesterase is translated as MEVSPLIIAQVTDTHLLASPEGKLLGLPTQDSLAAVIREIQALIPQPHCLLLTGDLSQDETLASYQRLHHQLTQLNLPAYWLPGNHDQLDLMDKALTIPPAYGDKSFWHGNWKFILLNSAVPGRVYGYLSPETLTWLDTELETAKGYPTLVALHHPPFVINSHWLDKSRLQNPEALFQVLDRYSHVRVVLFGHIHQDFYRNRAGVHYFATPSSSVQFKPSCQNFTLHEVQPGFRLLWLYPDGSYETKVKRVDFRYRLDIAADGY
- a CDS encoding acetylornithine/succinylornithine family transaminase gives rise to the protein MSSETLLDNLQALSDSAAEFNSQQFDQYVMSTYGRFPIAIAQGKGCTLWDTEGKSYLDFVAGIATCTLGHAHPTLIKAVTEQIQKLHHVSNLYYIPEQGKLAQWLVEHSCADHAFFCNSGAEANEAAIKLARKYAHTVRNLKNPVILTAHSSFHGRTLATITATGQPKYQKNFDPLVPGFAYVPYNDIKALEAAIAKYSEQGIAAILVEPLQGEGGVCPGDLDYFLRLRKICNETGILLIFDEVQVGVGRSGKYWGYENLGVEPDIFTSAKGLAGGIPIGAMLCKNFCQVFVGGDHASTFGGNPFVCSAALAVLQTLEQEDILSNVIARGEQMRKHLRAIALENPEYFTEVRGWGLINGLQINPENELTAIAIVKAAMANGLLIAPAGAKVLRFVPPLIISEAEIEAGMEKLKTAIDAIKS